Proteins co-encoded in one Opitutus terrae PB90-1 genomic window:
- a CDS encoding vitamin K epoxide reductase family protein — protein sequence MPPHESPPRPRSLRAWPWWRWALTALSALGLALSSYLSWHALAGGAMLGCGGGSPCDDVLNSRWSMIAGILPVSGLAAGAYLAMLVCSLAIGPANPAPVRRLAWDALQVLTGAAAGSAVWFTIVQKWIVGAFCPYCMATHLTGLVLTVLVIWRVLRAAEDDFTDAPVVAGIAAPGRPQRGQLPPHARTSGFRLSVLRRLSPVLIGVALAAILVAAQIALAPTSMYRGGESQNQPAALDPHAVPLVGSPDARYIVTLLFDYQCAHCQQLHLMLSEAVRRYEGQLAFALCPAPLNTRCNPYVPRDVDEFKDSCELARIALTVWRADRTAFPAFEDWMYTFDSGDRWRPRTVTDATTKAIELVGRAKFDAASNDPWIDRYLQASVRIYGDTMQNGIGGVPKLVFGPRWVSPQPRDAADLVSILQTRLGLPHPAPAPSPTVH from the coding sequence TTGCCACCTCACGAATCTCCCCCTCGCCCTCGTTCGCTTCGCGCTTGGCCCTGGTGGCGCTGGGCGCTGACCGCCTTGAGCGCGCTCGGCCTGGCGTTGAGCAGCTACCTGAGCTGGCACGCGCTCGCTGGCGGCGCGATGCTCGGTTGCGGTGGTGGCAGTCCATGCGACGACGTATTGAACAGCCGATGGTCCATGATCGCCGGTATCCTGCCTGTGAGCGGCCTCGCAGCCGGCGCGTATCTCGCGATGCTGGTGTGCAGCCTTGCCATCGGCCCCGCCAACCCCGCGCCGGTCCGGCGGCTGGCGTGGGACGCCCTGCAGGTCCTGACAGGCGCCGCTGCGGGGAGCGCCGTGTGGTTCACGATCGTGCAGAAATGGATCGTCGGCGCGTTCTGCCCCTACTGCATGGCCACGCATCTCACGGGCCTGGTGCTGACCGTGCTGGTGATCTGGCGCGTGTTACGGGCCGCCGAAGACGATTTCACCGACGCTCCCGTTGTAGCCGGGATCGCCGCCCCCGGCCGGCCTCAACGAGGCCAGCTACCGCCGCACGCCCGCACCTCCGGCTTCCGGCTTTCCGTCCTCCGTCGTCTTTCCCCGGTCCTCATCGGCGTCGCGCTCGCCGCGATCCTGGTCGCCGCGCAGATCGCACTCGCGCCCACGTCCATGTATCGCGGCGGCGAGTCGCAGAACCAGCCCGCCGCGCTCGACCCGCACGCCGTGCCGCTCGTCGGTTCGCCGGACGCACGCTACATCGTCACGCTACTCTTCGACTATCAGTGCGCGCATTGCCAGCAACTGCACTTGATGCTCAGCGAGGCGGTTCGCCGGTATGAGGGTCAACTCGCATTCGCGCTGTGCCCCGCGCCGCTGAACACGCGGTGCAATCCCTACGTCCCCCGCGACGTCGACGAGTTCAAGGACTCCTGCGAACTGGCGCGGATCGCGCTCACCGTTTGGCGGGCCGATCGCACAGCGTTCCCGGCCTTCGAGGACTGGATGTATACGTTCGACTCCGGCGACCGCTGGCGCCCGCGAACCGTCACGGACGCGACCACCAAGGCGATCGAGCTCGTCGGCCGCGCGAAATTCGACGCCGCCTCGAACGATCCATGGATTGACCGCTATCTGCAGGCGTCCGTCCGCATCTACGGCGACACGATGCAGAACGGCATCGGCGGTGTGCCGAAGCTCGTCTTCGGTCCGCGCTGGGTGTCCCCGCAGCCCCGCGATGCCGCCGATCTCGTTTCCATCCTGCAGACCCGCCTCGGCCTTCCCCATCCCGCCCCAGCACCGTCGCCGACCGTGCATTGA
- a CDS encoding glycosyl hydrolase family 8, producing MKGSRLRRVVPATAAALLVACLAATLLVSCASPGEPPQSSSEKPRPVSTYSVDPNTPTNPSPTASSETTRRAVTTHRLEYYKLPQPYPIHHPFPQAGITRTHGLRSSVFTQAQMNAHAQRAFEQWVEHWITESDCPPGAVRPHLGPGPGLLYYTEPYGTISEFVGWGMLLTVMMDNDQNRAKGLFDSLDAYRKAYLNEWGFMMSTVNYHKPMDAWNRDAATEADENMAMGLLLAHYQWGSDGAVNYLAEAKQLINDISQHLVERPSYALKPAATWGGSDTVDPAYYDSIYYPLWFALTGDATWTKLDESYRTLTAYFIKKYGTGLVPEWCTVDGKESRGGGNGLNGDSYFYGWDAHQVSTKWAIHYAWYGRSRTPVFADAADTFAAWIKREAKGDLTRLTNAYTLDGKPRGTFTGLPGMVGAMGLSGTVSPQNQDLVDDAYRFLLTMDVTQHYGWGTATAKLRDLLVYSGNFVNVTDLDR from the coding sequence ATGAAGGGATCCAGATTGCGCCGGGTCGTCCCTGCCACAGCGGCTGCTCTCCTGGTGGCATGTCTGGCGGCAACGCTGCTCGTCTCCTGCGCCTCGCCGGGTGAGCCACCGCAATCATCGAGTGAGAAACCGCGACCGGTGTCCACCTACAGCGTCGACCCCAACACACCGACCAATCCGTCTCCCACCGCATCGTCGGAAACGACACGACGCGCGGTGACGACTCACCGGCTCGAATACTACAAGCTGCCACAGCCCTATCCCATCCACCACCCGTTCCCGCAGGCTGGGATCACGCGCACGCACGGGCTGCGGTCGTCGGTGTTCACCCAAGCCCAGATGAACGCTCACGCCCAGCGGGCATTCGAGCAGTGGGTGGAGCACTGGATCACCGAGTCCGATTGCCCGCCTGGTGCCGTCCGGCCGCACCTGGGCCCCGGTCCCGGTCTGCTGTATTACACCGAGCCGTATGGCACGATTTCGGAGTTCGTCGGCTGGGGCATGCTGCTGACGGTGATGATGGACAACGATCAGAACCGCGCGAAAGGCCTGTTCGATTCGCTCGACGCCTATCGCAAGGCCTATCTCAACGAGTGGGGCTTCATGATGAGCACGGTGAATTACCACAAACCGATGGACGCGTGGAATCGCGACGCGGCGACCGAGGCGGACGAGAACATGGCGATGGGGCTGCTGCTGGCGCATTACCAGTGGGGCAGTGACGGTGCCGTGAACTACCTCGCGGAGGCGAAGCAGTTGATCAACGACATCTCCCAGCACCTGGTCGAGCGGCCGTCCTATGCGCTCAAGCCCGCGGCGACGTGGGGCGGAAGCGACACCGTTGATCCCGCCTACTACGATTCCATCTACTATCCCCTGTGGTTCGCTCTCACCGGCGACGCGACGTGGACGAAACTCGACGAGAGCTATCGCACGCTCACCGCGTATTTCATCAAGAAGTATGGGACTGGGTTGGTGCCGGAGTGGTGCACGGTCGACGGCAAGGAGTCCCGTGGCGGTGGCAACGGCCTGAACGGAGACTCGTATTTCTACGGCTGGGATGCGCATCAGGTCTCCACGAAATGGGCGATCCACTACGCTTGGTATGGTAGATCCCGGACCCCCGTCTTCGCCGATGCGGCGGATACGTTCGCGGCGTGGATCAAGCGAGAGGCGAAGGGCGACCTCACGCGACTCACCAATGCCTACACCCTCGACGGCAAGCCGCGAGGCACGTTCACCGGTCTCCCCGGCATGGTGGGAGCGATGGGGCTCTCTGGCACCGTCTCGCCGCAGAACCAGGATCTGGTCGACGACGCTTATCGGTTCCTGCTGACGATGGATGTGACGCAGCACTACGGCTGGGGAACCGCCACCGCCAAGCTGAGGGACCTGCTGGTCTACTCCGGGAACTTCGTCAACGTCACTGACCTCGACCGCTGA
- a CDS encoding arabinofuranosidase catalytic domain-containing protein, whose amino-acid sequence MKTKAGFAVLLVAAIALPVATLMFAAQAARGAKGAPPRPQGPCDVYAAAGAPCVGAHSSTRALYASYNGPLYQVMRQSDGKTLDIGVVQPSANDAGGYADAAAQDAFCANTYCWITTLYDQSGQGNDLTQAPRGGFSGPAMGGFNNLPIADMAPVTVMGHKVYGVFIAPGMGLRNNNPKGTAVDDQAEGQYWVIDGHHFNSGCCFDYGNAETDSRDDGNGTMETTYYGTANVWYHGHPPGPWIMTDQENNLVGCVNPDGSKLCVGLPSIDWRFVTAIAKGEPHHWTSLGGDAQRGELAVMFDGPRINATYDPMRKQGAILLGNGGDNSVGSQGTFYEGAMTAAGTFPSDATDQLVQANVVVAGYNLPPLTIAPASATPRPPGLQTFTPRSSQETVVTFTNTGTAPATDVRLSLDVPSGWTAAFTGGKGAAATIAGPVGPGASVSATFKVTSPRAAFNGDLVARAAWTDSATGTAKSDARAEKVRNVSPVKLNEFRISTGSPFNPTDSFIELYNPGDDAIDVSNWTLTHHPAEEPIFSSVQIPAGTKLAPKAFYLLGLANSGLAVPARKGDTTLYVRSTDGMKVGDTIEIDTGSGREARKIAQLGTAASAATTLWQPLPEGPVITIPAGSTNVPVTHLSGFAVGEKIALGYGTTTPAVANNVERYEVVTVTAVGKPGTQAWLSMDAKAGDTNIKVSSVENISVGDQIRLDIDTMGHGIETVTVTRVGTASVRNTFRGPLNADEDPGTGLDLAAPLKFDHASNMPFSVRGTGISFEPATAFAHASNEPVQALGTGITLDQPLARDHAINAAVRDAQVTTAGYQGQQAPDQWFGGPALFAAEQTRPGRTVFAGAMILRDGAGLVVDSLNYGLIVDPWAAEGYQAGGGPAESGSVTPTPTRFRPMWVPAGADDPSNRSVGRFPDGVDTDSNRADFLIQPATSLASGSAAGTANIKVESVREFSRGQTITIDVGPNQEAAVISTVGTSGGTAMGSASTFGATELVVGDISGFSTGQTIAIDRGANFETAIVASTNRGFPVGFRGGPGRPATITVTTPLRFAHAAEAAVAGTGITLTTALTRAHASGVPIGSDLPTPGAPNRYYRDLK is encoded by the coding sequence ATGAAGACTAAAGCTGGTTTTGCTGTGTTGCTCGTCGCCGCGATCGCGCTGCCGGTCGCCACGTTGATGTTCGCCGCCCAAGCGGCCCGAGGCGCCAAGGGCGCTCCGCCCCGACCGCAAGGTCCGTGCGACGTCTACGCCGCCGCGGGCGCTCCGTGCGTCGGCGCGCACAGCTCCACGCGCGCGCTCTACGCCTCTTACAACGGACCGCTCTATCAGGTGATGCGCCAGTCGGACGGCAAGACGCTCGACATCGGCGTCGTCCAGCCTTCCGCCAACGACGCGGGCGGCTACGCCGACGCGGCCGCGCAGGACGCGTTTTGTGCCAACACTTATTGCTGGATCACCACACTCTATGACCAGTCCGGTCAGGGCAACGATCTCACCCAGGCGCCCCGCGGCGGGTTCAGCGGGCCCGCGATGGGCGGATTCAACAATCTTCCGATCGCCGACATGGCGCCCGTCACGGTCATGGGCCACAAGGTCTACGGCGTCTTCATCGCGCCGGGCATGGGCCTGCGCAACAACAACCCCAAGGGCACCGCGGTCGACGACCAGGCCGAGGGTCAATACTGGGTGATCGACGGTCACCATTTCAACAGCGGCTGCTGCTTCGACTACGGCAACGCCGAGACCGACAGCCGCGACGACGGCAACGGCACGATGGAAACCACCTACTACGGCACGGCGAACGTGTGGTATCACGGCCATCCGCCCGGCCCGTGGATCATGACCGACCAGGAGAACAATCTCGTCGGTTGCGTGAATCCCGACGGCTCCAAGCTCTGCGTCGGACTGCCCAGCATCGACTGGCGTTTCGTTACCGCGATCGCCAAGGGCGAGCCGCACCACTGGACCTCTCTCGGCGGCGACGCGCAGCGCGGCGAATTGGCCGTCATGTTCGACGGCCCGCGCATCAACGCCACCTACGACCCGATGCGCAAGCAAGGCGCCATCCTCCTCGGCAACGGCGGCGACAACAGCGTCGGCTCTCAGGGCACGTTCTACGAAGGCGCGATGACTGCGGCCGGCACGTTCCCGAGCGACGCGACCGACCAACTCGTCCAGGCCAACGTCGTCGTCGCCGGCTACAATCTACCTCCGCTCACCATCGCGCCCGCATCGGCGACCCCCCGGCCACCGGGACTCCAGACGTTCACCCCGCGGTCCTCGCAGGAGACCGTCGTAACCTTCACCAACACCGGCACGGCGCCCGCGACCGATGTCCGGCTGAGCCTCGACGTGCCGTCGGGCTGGACCGCCGCCTTCACGGGCGGCAAAGGCGCCGCGGCGACGATCGCCGGGCCGGTGGGGCCCGGCGCCAGCGTAAGCGCGACGTTCAAGGTCACCTCGCCGCGCGCCGCTTTCAACGGCGATCTCGTCGCGCGCGCGGCGTGGACCGACTCCGCCACGGGCACGGCGAAATCCGACGCGCGAGCCGAGAAGGTGCGCAACGTCAGCCCCGTTAAGCTGAACGAATTTCGGATCAGCACCGGCTCGCCGTTCAACCCGACGGACTCGTTCATCGAGCTCTACAACCCGGGCGACGATGCCATCGACGTCTCCAACTGGACGCTGACTCACCACCCCGCCGAGGAGCCGATCTTCTCGTCGGTGCAGATTCCCGCCGGCACCAAGCTCGCCCCGAAGGCGTTCTACCTGCTCGGGCTCGCCAATTCCGGCCTGGCGGTTCCTGCGCGCAAGGGCGACACCACGCTCTACGTTCGGAGCACTGACGGCATGAAGGTGGGCGACACGATCGAGATCGACACCGGCTCCGGCAGGGAGGCGCGCAAGATCGCGCAACTCGGCACCGCGGCCAGCGCCGCCACCACGTTGTGGCAACCGCTGCCCGAAGGTCCGGTGATCACGATTCCGGCCGGCTCCACCAATGTCCCGGTCACGCACCTGTCCGGCTTCGCCGTCGGCGAAAAGATCGCGCTCGGCTACGGCACCACGACCCCCGCCGTCGCCAACAACGTGGAGCGCTACGAGGTCGTCACTGTCACCGCGGTCGGCAAACCCGGCACGCAGGCCTGGCTCTCGATGGACGCGAAGGCCGGCGACACCAACATCAAGGTTTCCTCCGTCGAAAACATCTCCGTCGGCGACCAGATCCGGCTGGATATCGACACCATGGGCCACGGCATCGAGACCGTCACGGTCACCCGCGTCGGCACGGCGTCGGTTCGCAACACCTTCCGCGGCCCCTTGAACGCCGATGAAGATCCCGGCACGGGGCTCGACCTCGCCGCTCCGCTGAAGTTCGACCATGCGTCCAACATGCCCTTCAGCGTCCGCGGCACGGGCATCAGCTTCGAGCCGGCGACCGCGTTCGCGCACGCGAGCAACGAGCCCGTTCAGGCGCTCGGCACCGGCATCACGCTCGATCAACCGCTCGCACGCGATCACGCGATCAACGCCGCCGTCCGCGACGCGCAGGTCACGACCGCCGGTTACCAGGGCCAGCAAGCGCCCGATCAATGGTTCGGTGGCCCGGCGCTCTTCGCGGCGGAGCAGACCCGGCCGGGCCGCACGGTTTTCGCCGGCGCCATGATCCTGCGCGACGGCGCCGGGCTCGTCGTCGACAGCCTCAACTACGGGCTGATCGTCGATCCGTGGGCCGCCGAGGGATACCAGGCCGGCGGCGGGCCCGCCGAGAGCGGCAGCGTCACGCCGACGCCCACGCGGTTCCGTCCGATGTGGGTGCCCGCGGGCGCCGACGATCCGAGCAACCGCAGCGTCGGCCGCTTCCCTGACGGCGTCGACACCGACAGCAATCGCGCCGATTTCCTCATTCAACCTGCCACGTCGCTCGCGTCCGGATCCGCGGCCGGCACAGCCAACATCAAGGTCGAAAGCGTGAGGGAATTCAGTCGCGGCCAGACGATCACGATCGATGTCGGCCCGAACCAGGAGGCCGCGGTCATTTCGACCGTGGGTACGTCCGGCGGCACTGCCATGGGTTCCGCAAGCACGTTCGGCGCGACGGAGCTGGTGGTCGGTGATATCAGCGGGTTCAGCACCGGCCAGACGATCGCCATCGATCGCGGGGCGAACTTCGAGACGGCGATCGTCGCCTCAACTAACCGCGGTTTCCCCGTCGGATTCCGCGGCGGGCCGGGCCGTCCCGCCACGATCACGGTGACGACCCCGCTGCGGTTCGCGCACGCCGCCGAGGCCGCCGTCGCCGGCACCGGGATCACGCTCACCACCGCGCTCACTCGCGCGCACGCCAGCGGCGTGCCGATCGGCAGCGATCTCCCCACGCCCGGTGCACCGAACCGGTACTATCGAGATTTAAAGTAA
- a CDS encoding dihydrofolate reductase family protein produces the protein MRKIIAITQVTLDGVMQAPGGPEEDPSQGFTHGGWAMPFIDDTAGQVIDEIISREFDLLLGRRTYEIFAGYWPHHDDNRIGKAFNRATKHVVTRRLDRLDWKPAQRIGGAVEDEIRRLKASEGPEFHVWGSGALLQMLMSADLVGEHRLWVFPLVLGSGKRLFEAGVPPRRMALVETRSTPSGVLLNTYRPAGPVKTGSVALPASPAKKSVRSAKTPR, from the coding sequence ATGAGAAAGATCATCGCCATCACCCAAGTCACGCTCGACGGCGTCATGCAGGCGCCCGGCGGTCCCGAGGAGGATCCGAGCCAGGGTTTCACGCACGGCGGCTGGGCCATGCCGTTTATCGATGACACCGCGGGCCAGGTCATTGACGAAATCATCTCCCGCGAATTCGACCTGCTCCTGGGCCGCCGGACTTACGAGATCTTTGCCGGCTACTGGCCGCATCACGACGACAACCGCATCGGAAAGGCGTTCAACCGCGCGACGAAACATGTGGTCACGCGTCGCCTCGACCGACTCGACTGGAAACCCGCGCAGCGGATCGGCGGAGCGGTCGAAGACGAGATCCGCCGGCTGAAGGCGTCGGAAGGGCCCGAGTTCCACGTTTGGGGCAGCGGGGCATTGCTGCAGATGCTGATGAGCGCCGATCTCGTCGGCGAGCATCGGCTCTGGGTGTTTCCGCTGGTGCTGGGCAGTGGAAAGCGGCTATTCGAGGCCGGCGTTCCGCCGCGGAGGATGGCGCTCGTCGAGACTCGCAGCACGCCCAGCGGTGTCCTCCTCAACACCTATCGCCCGGCCGGCCCGGTGAAGACCGGGTCGGTCGCGTTGCCCGCGTCACCCGCAAAAAAATCCGTCCGCTCGGCAAAGACACCACGATGA
- a CDS encoding DUF2975 domain-containing protein, whose translation MKTPTMKSRSALFFQMVIVLIGIGTLGWMLWEPHLEGRNAHASPFEIYFKDPFLAYVYVGSIPFFVVLQRAFGLFGHVRRTGTFSPTTLEALRTIKHCAMALLGFVAGGVVFILIFGDREDRPAGLFMSFLVAFAASVIGTAAATFGRHLQRALSRGEARQA comes from the coding sequence ATGAAAACGCCAACCATGAAAAGTCGCTCAGCCTTGTTTTTTCAGATGGTCATCGTGCTCATTGGCATCGGCACTCTGGGCTGGATGCTTTGGGAACCCCACCTTGAGGGCAGGAACGCCCACGCCTCCCCTTTCGAGATCTACTTCAAGGATCCCTTCCTCGCGTATGTCTATGTGGGTTCCATCCCTTTCTTTGTGGTGCTCCAGCGTGCATTCGGGCTGTTCGGGCACGTCAGGCGAACCGGGACTTTCTCGCCGACGACCTTGGAAGCATTGCGAACCATCAAACATTGCGCGATGGCGCTCCTTGGTTTCGTAGCCGGAGGAGTGGTCTTCATCCTGATATTTGGTGACAGAGAAGATCGGCCCGCGGGGCTGTTCATGAGTTTCCTCGTCGCCTTCGCTGCAAGTGTCATCGGCACCGCGGCCGCGACATTCGGACGGCACCTGCAACGTGCCTTGAGTCGAGGCGAAGCACGCCAAGCCTGA
- a CDS encoding DUF748 domain-containing protein: MAADITPLIHRVRRWPRRVVITIAVVAVTLLAVRIALPYVVRNQVNHRLQSIPGYTGHVADIGIALWRGAYALEGVEIYKVSGEVRTPFVRARTIDFSVAWRDLFHGKIVSDILVEEGQLTFVAGATEAESQTDVDRRWQEVIEDLFPLEITHLEVNHGLLRYQDTTKTPAVDLFVTNLRLAATGLRNRPSESGEEFPAEIVLEGDSLGGGQLRLAISAEPLAAQPHFHLSAKLENVNLPELNESLKAYANVDVSRGKMELAAEMAGKDGGFQGYVKPFFEEVDFNNVSDENKSVLTRIWENVVQGLAWLVKNKARDQVGTRIPFQGRFGDPQVGLWTTIVNLFRHGFVRAFNPTIEGTVDPDNVLPTGDSADGEGVASEKPETPPKVATDDVKKVEPEAAAPTDQPSKKRTP; this comes from the coding sequence ATGGCCGCCGACATAACACCGTTGATTCACCGCGTTCGCCGTTGGCCGCGGCGTGTGGTCATCACCATCGCTGTCGTCGCGGTGACGCTGCTGGCGGTGCGGATCGCGCTCCCGTATGTGGTCAGGAACCAGGTGAACCACCGGTTGCAGAGCATTCCCGGCTACACCGGCCATGTGGCGGATATTGGCATCGCGCTCTGGCGCGGAGCCTACGCGCTCGAGGGTGTGGAAATCTACAAGGTGAGCGGCGAGGTGCGGACGCCGTTCGTGCGCGCGCGCACCATCGATTTCTCCGTGGCGTGGCGCGACCTGTTTCACGGGAAGATCGTCAGCGATATTCTCGTCGAGGAAGGTCAGCTGACGTTCGTGGCCGGCGCGACGGAGGCGGAAAGCCAGACTGACGTCGATCGTCGCTGGCAGGAGGTGATCGAGGATTTGTTTCCGCTCGAGATCACACACCTCGAGGTGAACCACGGGTTGCTCCGCTATCAGGACACGACGAAGACGCCGGCGGTGGATCTGTTCGTGACGAACCTGCGGCTGGCGGCGACGGGGTTACGCAACCGGCCGAGCGAGAGCGGCGAGGAGTTTCCCGCCGAGATCGTCCTCGAGGGCGACAGCCTGGGTGGCGGCCAGCTGCGGCTCGCGATCAGCGCCGAACCTCTGGCGGCGCAGCCGCATTTTCATCTCAGCGCGAAACTCGAGAACGTGAACCTGCCCGAGCTGAACGAATCGCTGAAGGCGTATGCGAACGTTGATGTGAGCCGCGGCAAAATGGAACTCGCGGCCGAGATGGCGGGCAAGGACGGCGGGTTCCAAGGCTACGTGAAGCCGTTCTTCGAAGAGGTAGATTTCAACAATGTCTCCGACGAAAACAAAAGCGTGCTGACGCGGATTTGGGAGAACGTCGTGCAGGGTCTTGCCTGGCTGGTGAAGAACAAGGCGCGCGATCAGGTGGGCACGCGGATTCCGTTTCAGGGGCGGTTTGGCGATCCGCAGGTCGGATTGTGGACGACCATCGTGAATCTGTTTCGGCACGGGTTCGTGCGGGCGTTCAATCCGACGATCGAGGGCACGGTGGATCCGGACAATGTCCTGCCGACGGGTGACAGCGCGGACGGGGAGGGTGTCGCGAGTGAAAAGCCGGAGACACCGCCGAAAGTGGCAACGGACGACGTCAAGAAAGTGGAGCCGGAAGCAGCGGCACCTACCGACCAGCCGAGCAAGAAGCGCACGCCTTGA
- a CDS encoding DUF1348 family protein — protein sequence MNDRPPLPPFTEATARQKVQAAEDAWNSRDPERVALAYTEGSEWRNRSEFITGRPAIVAFLRRKWAKELDYRLRKELWAFTDDRIAVRFEYEWHDVSSQWWLSYGNENWEFDEHGLMRRRYASINDVPITEAERRFRWER from the coding sequence ATGAACGATCGTCCGCCGCTCCCGCCTTTCACTGAAGCCACCGCGCGCCAGAAGGTGCAAGCGGCCGAAGACGCTTGGAACAGCCGCGATCCCGAGCGAGTCGCGCTCGCCTACACCGAAGGTTCGGAATGGAGAAATCGTTCGGAGTTCATCACGGGCAGGCCGGCGATCGTCGCGTTTCTGCGGCGCAAATGGGCGAAGGAACTCGATTACCGTTTACGCAAGGAACTGTGGGCGTTTACCGACGACCGCATCGCGGTTCGTTTCGAATACGAGTGGCACGACGTATCCAGCCAATGGTGGCTCTCCTACGGGAACGAGAACTGGGAGTTCGATGAGCACGGGCTAATGCGCCGCCGCTATGCGAGCATCAACGACGTTCCGATCACGGAGGCGGAGCGCCGTTTCCGTTGGGAGCGCTGA